Proteins encoded together in one Rhizobacter sp. J219 window:
- a CDS encoding peptidylprolyl isomerase: MKTRWLPVVVAAVIGLGASLAAHAQKVKLATSLGDIVVELDAAKAPKTVANFVQYVKAGHYDGTVFHRVIDNFMIQGGGMTADLKEKKTREPIELESRNGLNNDRGTIAMARTPNPNSATSQFFINVKNNDFLNAARSPDGHGYAVFGKVVSGMEVVDKIRAVPTGPGDVPSTPVVIKKATLEK, translated from the coding sequence ATGAAAACCCGCTGGCTGCCAGTCGTCGTCGCCGCCGTCATCGGCCTCGGTGCGAGCCTTGCTGCCCATGCCCAGAAGGTCAAGCTCGCCACCTCGCTCGGCGACATCGTGGTCGAACTCGACGCCGCCAAGGCACCCAAGACGGTCGCCAATTTCGTGCAATACGTGAAGGCCGGCCACTACGACGGCACGGTTTTCCATCGCGTGATCGACAACTTCATGATCCAGGGCGGCGGCATGACGGCCGACCTAAAGGAAAAGAAGACCCGCGAACCGATCGAGCTGGAAAGCCGCAACGGCCTCAACAACGACCGCGGCACCATCGCGATGGCGCGCACGCCCAACCCGAACTCGGCCACCTCTCAGTTCTTCATCAACGTGAAGAACAACGACTTCCTCAACGCCGCGCGCTCACCCGACGGTCACGGCTATGCCGTGTTCGGCAAGGTCGTCTCGGGCATGGAGGTCGTCGACAAGATCCGCGCCGTGCCCACCGGCCCCGGCGACGTGCCGAGCACCCCCGTGGTCATCAAGAAAGCCACTCTGGAGAAATGA
- a CDS encoding peptidylprolyl isomerase, translating to MSKTIELQTNKGNIRLELDEAKAPVTVANFVSYVEKGHYDGTVFHRVIKSFMIQGGGFEPGMKQKPTDAPIQNEANNGLKNDHYTVAMARTSAPHSASAQFFINTTDNDFLNFKSESPNGWGYAVFGKVVSGQDVVDAIEGVKTGNRGGHGDVPLEDVVITKAVVV from the coding sequence ATGAGCAAGACCATCGAACTGCAGACCAACAAGGGCAACATCCGACTGGAGCTCGACGAAGCGAAGGCGCCGGTGACCGTCGCCAACTTCGTCTCCTACGTCGAGAAGGGCCACTACGACGGCACGGTGTTCCACCGAGTGATCAAGAGCTTCATGATCCAGGGCGGCGGTTTCGAGCCGGGCATGAAGCAAAAGCCCACCGACGCTCCGATCCAGAACGAGGCCAACAACGGCCTGAAGAACGACCACTACACGGTCGCGATGGCGCGCACGAGCGCCCCGCACTCGGCCTCGGCGCAGTTCTTCATCAACACCACCGACAACGACTTCCTCAACTTCAAGTCCGAGTCGCCCAACGGCTGGGGCTATGCCGTGTTCGGCAAGGTCGTCTCCGGCCAGGACGTGGTCGACGCCATCGAGGGCGTGAAGACCGGCAACCGTGGCGGCCACGGTGACGTGCCGCTGGAAGACGTGGTGATCACCAAGGCGGTCGTCGTCTAA
- a CDS encoding UDP-2,3-diacylglucosamine diphosphatase yields the protein MSEVLSAPPELHADAHWQRIDFISDLHLSADTPRTYESWASYLRGTPADAVFILGDLFEVWVGDDSRFEGFEADCTKVLREAAAKRRLAFLVGNRDFLVGDALLADSGVTALADPTLLVAFGRRVLLTHGDALCLADTEYQKFRGMVRNPVWQQQFLAQPLEARREYARQVRQQSEARKKSQASPEEWADVDVPEALTWLRAASSTTMVHGHTHRPASQSLGEGCERHVLSDWELDHAPHRAEVLRLTRDGFERLPLAQALAG from the coding sequence ATGAGTGAAGTGCTTTCCGCGCCGCCCGAGCTCCATGCCGATGCGCACTGGCAGCGCATCGACTTCATCTCCGACCTGCACCTGAGCGCCGACACGCCGCGGACCTACGAATCCTGGGCTTCGTACCTGCGCGGCACGCCGGCCGATGCGGTGTTCATCCTCGGCGACCTGTTCGAGGTGTGGGTTGGTGACGACTCGCGCTTCGAGGGTTTCGAAGCCGACTGCACAAAAGTGCTGCGTGAGGCGGCCGCGAAGCGCCGCCTCGCCTTCCTCGTCGGCAACCGGGACTTTCTGGTGGGCGACGCATTGCTGGCAGACAGCGGCGTGACGGCGCTTGCCGACCCGACGCTGCTCGTCGCTTTCGGCCGACGGGTGCTGCTCACCCACGGCGACGCCCTGTGCCTTGCCGATACCGAATACCAGAAGTTCCGCGGCATGGTGCGCAACCCGGTCTGGCAGCAGCAGTTCCTGGCGCAGCCACTCGAAGCGCGCCGCGAGTACGCGCGCCAGGTCCGCCAGCAAAGTGAGGCCCGCAAGAAGTCGCAGGCCTCGCCGGAAGAGTGGGCCGACGTGGACGTGCCCGAAGCCCTCACCTGGCTGCGTGCCGCCTCGTCCACGACGATGGTGCACGGCCACACGCACCGCCCGGCCTCGCAATCGCTGGGCGAAGGGTGCGAGCGGCACGTGCTGTCCGATTGGGAACTCGACCACGCACCGCATCGCGCCGAGGTGCTGCGCCTCACGCGCGACGGCTTCGAGCGCCTGCCGCTCGCACAAGCCCTGGCCGGCTGA